Part of the Alosa alosa isolate M-15738 ecotype Scorff River chromosome 18, AALO_Geno_1.1, whole genome shotgun sequence genome is shown below.
ATTTGGACAATGGAGACTGTTAGGTGGGAAGCTTTACTCGTGTGCCCGTGACCTGTCAGCTGTCAAAGTGATCCCTGAGCATAATTATATGTCTGGCAGCAATATGACTAAGGGATTCAAGCATGTGGCTTCTGGTCCCCATTGTATTTCTCATGCTGGTGAGTGTCTAGGAAGATAAACCTGTAAGGGCTGCAAAGAGTAAAACCTGGCTTGAAGGTTCAAAAACACATTGACTTCTCATGGAAGTGCAATGACTTAGACCAGCCAGTAGGTGGGGGTGTAATAGGAGAACTGTCCGGTTCATTTGTCTGTAATAGTTCAGGGTATAATTGGAAGAATCTTAATCTCAGAAGAGCCTACTACTTGTAGTGTTAGGAAATCATATTTGTATAATTTTCAGACCAGGCTGACCAAGTGAGATTTAACATCAAACCATTCGGTAGATTAAGCACCAAATAATTTGTAGGGTGTGATTTACAACCACAACATGTGGTATCTGTTCTGCCTTCAAAATCTTGTATTGATCAATGCCCACTTTGTTTTTCTCAATCTCCATACTTGTGTCCCAGCAAATGCAGCTGGTTTGCTTATTCTTGCAATTAATGACCTTGCTTGTAATTTGTTTCTGCTTATGGCAGTTACAGATTATAGTGACTATGTCATTAGCAGTGCCTTGGGACTCGAGATGGATGGTAGCAGAGCTACTTGTGGTGCTGCTTACCTCATGTTGTTGTGTGCTAATATATCCTAGAGCGGCGCTGGTGCTGTCACTACGTTCTCTCTTCCACCTGGAGTTACGTATCCAGTACACATCCCAGCAGGAGTCACACTACAAACTGCCTCAGGTAAGAGGTGCATAAGATAACCTTCATTTAAATTCTATGTATAACCAACCCCTCCTTTGATTGtagaaaaacataaaatactCGAAGGAGTTTTTGTGCACATCTCCCTCCTGTCTGTGAGGACCCTCACATTCTGTCTGACCCCTTTACACTGATTTTAGGAACAATAATAACAGAACCATATGGTCTTCAATTCAGAATGGATCCTGTTCTACTGTGTTGTTtatgccagcagcagcatccatctttcttttcaaatagcagggaattcacacgGAACTGTCTCAACTCTGccgtcattatgttaagcccgtccACCGattctatacacaatgtgattggcctgaccgaagtttgttttttccagctcgcaagccaatggagagttgctagactaccctggctgcaaattacagtAAACTGTTATTTTGCCTCTAAATAGTGATTTCACAGTTGTATGACTGGTCCTTTTGCCATGGTTTTGTTTGTGTCCTGCCAGGCCatttctacaaagtaaatgTACCTGTGGTGGTGACTCAGGCCCCCAGATCCAACCGTGTATTCACTCAGCCCGCCGCGCAGCGAGCCCCCCCTCGTCTGCCCCCTCCTCAGCCAGACCCCAGCCAAGCCCGCCCCACCATCCAGCAGGCACCCACCCAGACCTCTAACCCGAAGTCCACTCCAGCAGCCTCATCATCTACCGCCTCTGGGACCCAGCCTGATGGTCAGGCAAGCCAGCCGCCACAGGAGCCTCCAGCACCTGTGGATGATATCCAACAGGCTCCAGTTCCTCAGTCCGCCCCACCACCGCCTCCTGTCAGTCCCCAACCAGTGCCGGAGAGCCCCGGGGACTTCACCCTGGAGGGCATCGAGTTTAGCCCTCACCCCGAGGGGACTCTCAAACAGGAGCAGGGCCAGCTGTTGGCCtgtgaggtgggggagggggccaGCAACAGCCTggacacacctgagaaagaggtgaaggaggaggctCCCGACGGACTTCCTGTGTCAGACGGCACAGCGTTCTCCAGCCTTGGGAGCCAACTGGATGAAGCCATTAAGGtaaaagatatttttttttattttatgctAAACTGACTTCACACAGTGACCGGGTCATGACCTATAAGCGGAACAGTTGCTAGAGGTTATACCATGTCATGTGAAGTTATACTTAGTAGGACAAGTCCTTATAAGTGATTCACTagcagctaaaaaaaaaaaatcattacaacAAAGCTGAAGGGAGGTATAGCTGGTTGTTTTGGTGCTCATCTTTGTTGAAGGTACAGTCAGCGATTGCACAggaagttgtgtttgtttgtgtttatgtttatattttcaacTTATTAgcaaacacttttgtccaaaacaacgcACATATTTTAcccaaggaccaaacaaaacatgccAGAGAGGTATctcacccctaccttcagtgTTCCTAGAGAAACTCCAGGCagggttttgtgttttgtgcgGGGGCAGGCTGCCTCCACTTTGtttccaatttgtttttttttgttctcctcaaggaatgggcagctagcggccGTGAGATAATGATGATTGCTAGGGGGGTGACGACATCTCGCGTTATAAAAAATGTCACAATGTTTCTCGTCAAAGTAAAAATCTGACAAGATCTCGTGCCACAAGATCTGGCAATACGAGAATATGACGAGTCTGACTAGCATGGAAGATGCTCCAGccacttttacttttttttgtgtgtagcaGCATTTTGGGTACCTGCTGGAAACCTAATATCACTCATTTACACCGTTTTCCCTAAAACACTGTAGCAAAACCGCTACTTGAGCTGCCACTGCgcttatttcagtcttgcacagCTAACTTAAATGTACAAGGTTCCTGGATCTGTGTTGAATCTACACAGCCTAATACCCTCACACAAATGGTTCTCCATTGAAACTAAACCAGTGGAAGTGTCTCACACTTGGTGGCCAGTGGGTTACAGTAGCTCGGCACGGCACTTCAATGGGAGTTGAAggaaaagtaaacaaaactacATAGAGGGAGTGATATCACACTCTTAAAaagagccacaccactttttcTTTAGGGAAAATGGCTgctacacaaaaaaagtaaaagtggCTGGGGCATATTCTATGCTAATTTAGTCAGACTCGTCAGTCATGCTGGCTACAGCTGGATACTTCACCACAAGACAGATTTTAACCTTGACGAAAAATATCTTGACATTTTTGTATCGCCAGATCTCATGGCGCAAGATCTTGTCACACCCCCTTTCTCCACGGGACAGAGTTTTATCTTGACGAGAAATATAGTGACATTTTTGTATTGCCAGATCTCGTCGTACCCCtaatgattgctgaatgtgacaaaaaaaaaatgtatgggtTTGAAATCGCTGACTGCGCCTTTAAGTGGTCTCTGCTTCATCTGTGTTAAGTGGTCCGTCctggtgtgtgttgatgttcAGATGGAACTCTTGAGGGACTTCAACTACAGTGGGCTGGAAGACATAGTGCAGTTGGACGGGGCTGGTGATGGCAGCTCCGAGGATGAGGACGTGGACATCGGGGGGCCGGTGGGAGAGAACGACTTTCTGGGCATGATCAGTGCGGAGGCCCTGCATGTACTCGAGGAGGCTGGTGGCAGCGATGACGGCAGCAGCACCTCGAGCAGTGACATAGAGAAGCAAGAGATTATAGAGGAGGTAATAGATAATTAGTGTGTATGGGGAGTGGACctattgaaatgaaatgaaaaaggaaATGGGTAGTAACAGACAACTATTATCATAAGGTAGGGTTTGAGTGTATGCTCTGGCACAAAGCATTAATAGGGCCAGAATTAGAACAAAAGTGCATACTTTCATATtttacatatattttccatgattgCCTTATAGGGTCTTGGCAAGATGTTTTTTGTATTCTgacttgattgattgattgtggGCTTGCATCATCCtcagtcattttttttaatatagttTTACAATGTTTTGCCTCATAGCATATCAGAACAGCCCAGCCTTCATTCATGCAGGCCAGTGTGATTTCATAACCGTGACATAATATATATAATCCTAGCTAAAGTCAACGTATTCAGATGGTATTTTGTCTGTTTCATGAATAAGCTAAAGATACAAAAGATGCTACTGATGAATGTGTCATGGATTTGGCCAATATGCTGATTTTTTCCATTAAGCAATATATACTGTTAGTTGAGATGAATCACTTAATATATCTCTATATATGAAATGGAAAGTTATTACTTTTGCAACTAAATGCAGAGATATCAGTACATTCTCCTGGATATTCTTTAACCTTATCCATTTCTTTTTGTAGCTTTTAGCATTAGCTCAACAATCCAGTCATACATTATTCTAGAGGGCAAATTACCATGAGGTGCAGGTTTTGCACACAGACATGAAGTTAGACGTTTTAGATGTGAAggctgtttgtgttgtgttaaaTATATCATGTAGATCCAGAATTGCATATTAcgtattacattaatacacaggattagatgttaaaatcccttgtgccaaaatccaaggtaaaaacacattcagaagcccctgctcaagtttaactttaaaaagcacgctacccacaaatccgccaacaaatggtcacaaacacaagacaaatggcccatccaacagcagtatatagtatgcggcatgtcattggggttcaatgggcaccctcattcaccaatgtttcgttaagtttcgacacctcatgaaggcttaacagtgaaaccagcgtcctggagacactcccctccatgctgccatcatattaccacattgaaatatccaatacccaaaatactcttaaccagcccaggcatggttaaggttggctaggttggtccgtcccgttgatatggactgaaccataaccataaaaaccctggccaaccaaccatctagccacagcccatcacaaacacaaaacaaattagccagttagcttaggccccatcacaaacacaaaacaaattagccagttagcttaccccCCATGTTGCCACTATATTaccacaataaacaaatacccttaaccaacctaggcatggtctaggtcggctaggttggtccgtcccgttgatgtggactgaaccataaccataaaaaccttagccaaccaccatcaacctaggcacagtccatcacaaacacaaaacaatcgtATAAACTATCTATCGTATTAGTAAACTATCTATCGTATGTGCTAATGGGTAAGAACATGTTATTCCAAGATCGTAACATGATTGTTGTCAGCTTCTCTGCCCATGCTGTTGTTGCATGTGGAAAGCCTACATAGAACGGCAGTTATTCACACACAAGGAATGAGCTGTCACACTGCTTCAGCTACAAGCACTCCTAATGTGATCATCCAAACCTTCAATCTAACCACAGCTGGACCCCCTGAACTCAGGAGACGACGTGAGTGAACAGGACATCCCAGATCTTTTTGACACCGAGAATGTCATTGTTTGCCAGTATGAAAAGGTAAGTACCATGGCTCTGGCATTGAAATGTGGAAAATGTTGTGTGAggtgtatgtattgtatgtggCTGTAGTCATGCGTGTCTTAAGtgtaatacagacacacattctaTATTTGTGTTTCAAATTGTACAGTCTGTCTACCATTAATAAATGATCTGCTGTTTACAAAGTCTATCATTTCTGGACCAGATTCATCGCAGCAAGAACCGTTGGAAGTTCAACCTGAGGGACGGAGTCATGTGTTATGGGGGAAAGGATTATGTGTTCTCCCGTGCCATTGGAGAAGCAGAGTGGTAAGGGTTTACCGAAGACATCATAACAGCAGCGAGGCCTTTGTAGATCAACACTCTGAAAGCGTGACCAGGAAAATACGTATCTGTAATAAGCAGAAATTCAGAAAATTTGCCAATTTATGAATGACTAGTTAAAGTGGTGCAGCCTTAAATGAACATTAACTAAATACATTATTTACGTATTTATTAACTTTAACTTATATTTTGTTAAgaaactatttatttttgggAGCTCACTCTGTATAAGCTATCACCTAAGTTCTACAATATGTGATTCAGAGAGCCAGCGTGATTGAGACTGATGAGAagaatgtttatttgtgtatgttttgtttatttatttacatttatttttgtgcTTATGGTCTTATTCATGAGTGTTTTTCTAAATGAACTATTTGCTGCTCTCAATTCCTTGTGGtctgtttatgagtgtgtgattTCTGGTAAAGACCTTTGTCATACACTGATTATTAAGCTTTTCAGAACGCGCACACACTTGTGGATGTGGTTGTTTGAGTTCTATTTTCATAAACATCCCATATTCCCACTCCTTAACCCTGCTCAACCGTTGAATCCTTACCAAGATGTTGCTCCCTCAACCCATACTCTTCATCCCTGCATGAAAATAAATTCCAACTATTAAGTCctaaactgaaagaaaatgtaaatgaaaaccCCCATTGAACAAAATCTTTTAATCTACAGTAGGACATGGCTCAACATATGGGAAACTGATGACGTATGGGATTATTAAGTAGCACCTTGCAGGAGCCTACCATGAAGGGTCATTAGTAGTAACCAACCATAAACAGGACAGGTGATGGGGTGCTCCTTTATGTGGATACCTGCATGGTTGTTTGTATTCTGTGCTCCAGTGCAGATGACCTGAGTCACCTGACTTACAGAGTTCCTATTTGGTTacctgctgttgttttttttttttgtgttgattTGCCTTCATGACTTGGTGACGAATCAGCAATTTGTCTTAATGTGCACAAATAGTTAAATACTACTATGCTTTCAGTCCGCCCGTTTGTGCATCACTAAACAATTAAACAAAAACGTCCTTTAAAGCACCATAATTGGTACCAATTTACCTTTACCTACCATGAACAGCGTAGTTCAGAacagttatttgtgtgtgtgtgtgtgtgtggctctggctCTGAGGATGTTGTGGAGTTATACATGGCTGACCATGAGCTCTCTGTGGCCCTGGCAGATTAAGTTGGTCAGGTTGTTCTGCAGTATCTCACTGCTGATTGTTAAAAGCTGCTCTTCCGTGGAGGAGGTTTCCCTCTTGCCAGACATGTCTGACTGTAGGCCAGGCAGTGTGTGCTAACGGGCCTGTGGAAGCCCCATTTATCATGCATATGAAGACAGACTTCCAAAAACACTTTGGATGTTGTTTCTCAAATGCTAATTTAGCTGTGTGCAAAAGATGTGTATAGAAAAATGATTAGACTACTTAGACTTTCCTAAGATTTAGAAAGTCAAGCTAGCTCCCCTTATGTTTTGTATTTAAGAATCTACAGATGTATGGAACACTGGTCATTTTTTTCAATACCATATTACAAAAATAGTATACAGAAAAAGATAGCTACATATATACATTGTATTGACAGCACCAACGTAGAAAACATTCATTTCAGTAGATTATGTCCATAGCTTTGTCAGTAGAGGCTCATAGTCATGTTGGCCCTTTGCTGAGGAAGCAGCCCTGCATCTTGATGTGGTATGCATAAAACTGTAGAGAGTGGTGCTTCTTGGATGGAGTCTTGCATTTGGGTATACTTGGGTGAGGACTGAAGCCCTTAGCCTGGTACAAACAGGCCTTGTCTTGACAGCAGCCACAGCGGCTGAGCAGTTGGCAAATGTCCTGCCGGAACGCCCGCGTGAAGATGGTGTAAAGAAAAGGGTTGCACAGCGAGTTGATGGGGTAGAACAGGACCAGCAGGATCTTGGAGTGGGAGACGGTGATGAGGGGCATCCACAGCGCCGCTGAAATGGCGAAGAAGGAGATGGGCGCCATGCACAGGAAATTCGTGAATATCAACACGGCCATTCGCTTGGCGATCTTAGTGTCCCCGCTGCGGCCCGCCAGCTCTGGGTTGCGCACGCTAACATAGATGCGAATGTAGCACGTGCACACCACCAGGAAGGCCACCACGTTAAGCAGGAGCACCATCACCACGTAGCCCTGAGCGGCCGGGGTCTCGATGTCCATGGGCAGGCAGATGCTCACTTTGGTGTAGCTGCTGACGCCCAGTATGGGCAGGAGGGCCACCAGGAGGGAGAACACCCAGCCGCCGGCGATCATCAGGGCCACGTGCCGCAGCTTGAGCCTCCGGTCCATCTCCATGGCGTGGGTGATGGTGTGCCAGCGCTCCAGGGTGATCATCGTGAGCGTGTAGACGGAAAGCTCGCTCGCAAAGACTGTGAGGAAGCCGGCCACTTGGCAGCCAGGACCCGTTTGCCAGTCGGTGGCGTGGTTGTAGTACTCCTGGCGCGAGTGGTAATCCATGGCGGCGATGAGGAGCAGGTACAGACCCATGCAGAGGTCAGCAAAGGCCAGGTTGCACATCAGGAAGCGGGACACGGTCAGCTTCTGGTGACTGGACAGCAGGATGAACAACACAGCCAGGTTGCCCGCCACAGCAAATATGGTGACCACCCAGGTGACGGAGCGGAGGAAGCCATAGCCCAGCAGGTCCTCGCAGGGATTGAAGGCATCAGGCTCCGGGGTACATGTGATGGGAACACTGCTGCTGACACACAGCTCCAGGTCTGGGTAGTAGAAGCTGATGTCATCGGGATCAACCAAACCGTCAGTGGCAGTCTCCCTGTGGAGAACATGATTAGATGTGTCAACAAAAAGGTTATAGGGTATTTCATGAAGTGAATTATTGTATATCTAAAAAAGGAAATGGTGAGACAACAAATCACTGTTCTACTGTTTGACAAAAGTCACAGACAAAtatatgtacatacagtacatacaccaACATGAGTAGCAAGAAAAATGGAAGAAATGTAACATGCACTTCTATGGTAAGGGCTTGTTAATTGTTTGTATTATTTGCTGCCACCATCCTggtattatttttttcaattccATCTACAATTAAATACATTGCTTACATGTCTGCTCCAGCATCTTCATTACAGAGCCTTGTCAGGTTGAAGAAGGCTTTTAGAGGATTTTCTCTGTGAGGAGGAAAAGGGAAGTATTAAGCAGCAGACGGAGTAAAATGTGGAACAATCTAATGCAAAaccagttttttttctctcaccttGACTCATAGGATGAGTGAAATTGAAATGTTTGGTAGAAGATGACAAACTAATGAGCCACTAGGTTGTACCAAAATGATACACTTCAAAAATCATAGAACAGGTATTTACAACAGACTTATTTAcacttttgtgtgtttatttgtaaaACAATTGCATAATAATTTCAACATAAAAATGGTCTCTCGTCCCTTTCCATTGTTTACTGGTGTATTTAGGATCATCTGGGCCTACTTGGAGACCTGTGTAAGCGGTCAGTGGCCTTAGGGACTTGAAGGAGACCTGTGTAAGTGGTCAGTGGCCTTAGGGACTTCCGTGTACGTGGTCAGTGGCTCACCTGTTCCGTCGCCAGGTGTGGAAGGCGCAGCAGTGGCTCGAGTAGGTGAGCTGGGCCTCCTGTAGGTTCTGTAGGTTCTCCAGTGGGGGCAGGGTCTTAAGAGCAGGTGTGGAACGTGCCGTCAGCTTCTTCACAAGCGTCAAACCACGTGCAGGGAGTGAACTCAGAGCGGTGGAGGACACGTCACTgtacgaaacacacacacacacacacacacacacacacacacacacacacacacacacacacacacacaccatgtacatTATAACCACAGCTATATGTGGGTAGGCTGATGGCCAGAACCTAGGCCAATATGAAATTTGGATAAGGCAGAAACAATGGAGAGTGGAGTGATAAATGTAAACTACCAGCATTGCCTGTGGCACTATCTTTGTGCGACCATGGTTATCATTGTTTTTACAGAACCAATGACACTAACAAAGACTTGAATATGACCTTGCCACCTTTTATGTatcatattttttataatactgATTATGAACTCATAACAGGCGTATTCATACAGattctacagtaggctatgttaggGACTTCACTGTAATTTCATGATCCCTGTAACCCTGAGCGTAATTGGACACAAATTAATTGAATATTCATTGAATATTCAGAAGCACATTTGAGGTTCATTGCATCCATGCTGTGTGCTTCTCATAAAATCACTATTTCCTTACAGAGCTGTTGGTCCACTTGCTCCCTCAAAGGCATCTTCATGGATTTTGTGAAGATACCGGTTATCTCTCAGAATCCTAAAGaagagacacaaaacacaagccACAATTACACACAGTATACAAGACATGTCAGAGTTTATATATGGGTCATTCCATATCAGTTCAAACCGCCTTGACATTTCTGGTCTAAATTTCTTCACCATGTACCTTCCTTATAGACTGTTCCACATTCAAAATCCCTTTTGCCAAATGTTTCAATGGGACATCAATGGTTGGTAGGACCATAATTCCAATGTGATTAGAAATCTACACATGATACTACCGGAGTGCAGATTTTTAGGGAAAAAAATGGTTTTGTTGAGAGAGtaaattatttataaaaataataattgaaaaggcatattagcaacaatatttTGCATGATATTTATATGAAATGGGGGATTGCGAAACAAAAAGCTGATGGTGTCAAATCCAATATTTCCGTGCTGAATTGATGTGGAATAACACATATGTGTCTTTTTGTTTATCCTTTACAAATTAGTTTATTGTGGTATTGAGAGTAAAATACCAAATATTCAGATTGAGTTTGAATGGAACAAGTTTTACTCCATAGGTATTTCACTGAAATGCACTAAAACGTTGAAAACCAAACTATTAGTGAGAAACCATTATAACTTTTCCAATGTAATTCACATGCAATTTAGGTCACTGAtaatgtctgtctctgtctgcgaGTCTTCAGCAAATATTTTGCTTAACTCAGATTTGAAAATCAATGCTTTGTCTGTGTTGatattttgtgttgtgttgactaTGTGACAAAGATAAGTCATATCTCAGTCACTGTAAAAACATTGATTGACACTCAAATATGAATGTGACAGAGACAGTTGTCTAGAAACTGGAGCGTTCTGACAGGAATAGATGGAGATGTTGCCTCGTACTTACAGCGTCTCCAGTCTGGTTCCATTGAAGGCATAAGACTTGATTTCCTTGAATCCATTTCTGACAAGATTACTGAAAATATGACACATAAACTTAAGTAATCAAAGGAACTGTAGATAAATAGTCAGTGTTTGAAATACTAATCTGTATAATGTAATAGAAGGGAAAAGGTAGGCCTAAACCACTGACTGTAGAAACAGATGTTTTCAGACAGATGCATCTCTATATATCTTATGATAACATTATGAGCCTCTTAGAGGAGAAAACAAATGTTTACTGTGATCCAGATATTGTTCAGTTATATTGTATCTCCAGTGTTAATACTGGACCACCTTCATTTTGACTCAACAAAATTGTAAAGAAGGGATCAAATTAAAACAAGTTTCCTTTTAAGTTTTGATATTCACTAACATCTACAAGGCCATAATGATAATTGCATAGTAAGTACACGTCATATTAAGcaagaatatattttttttatcttatc
Proteins encoded:
- the gtf2a1l gene encoding TFIIA-alpha and beta-like factor; this translates as MHSSANALCKLYLSVIDDVIENVRETFLDEGVEESVLNELRQLWVSKVMQSKAVEGFRKDTINPSNFVLQLPANYTQTLQKQSASIILPPGQNVQNYTAKASGAGAVTTFSLPPGVTYPVHIPAGVTLQTASGHFYKVNVPVVVTQAPRSNRVFTQPAAQRAPPRLPPPQPDPSQARPTIQQAPTQTSNPKSTPAASSSTASGTQPDGQASQPPQEPPAPVDDIQQAPVPQSAPPPPPVSPQPVPESPGDFTLEGIEFSPHPEGTLKQEQGQLLACEVGEGASNSLDTPEKEVKEEAPDGLPVSDGTAFSSLGSQLDEAIKMELLRDFNYSGLEDIVQLDGAGDGSSEDEDVDIGGPVGENDFLGMISAEALHVLEEAGGSDDGSSTSSSDIEKQEIIEELDPLNSGDDVSEQDIPDLFDTENVIVCQYEKIHRSKNRWKFNLRDGVMCYGGKDYVFSRAIGEAEW
- the lhcgr gene encoding lutropin-choriogonadotropic hormone receptor, which encodes MLLRTVWLLVLLVSVQHVRTIWTFECPLVCQCTLEKLCCTRETQEKSQRHSPSALRIVHLPLREIQSSSFKGLLNVSRIEIAQSDSVRRIKHQAFLSLKTLTEIAILNMNHLVSIESGAFTDIPKLRYLSICNTGITQFPDLSFISTLELNFLELGDNMRLESIPSNAFSGISEYNYINLVRNGFKEIKSYAFNGTRLETLILRDNRYLHKIHEDAFEGASGPTALDVSSTALSSLPARGLTLVKKLTARSTPALKTLPPLENLQNLQEAQLTYSSHCCAFHTWRRNRENPLKAFFNLTRLCNEDAGADMETATDGLVDPDDISFYYPDLELCVSSSVPITCTPEPDAFNPCEDLLGYGFLRSVTWVVTIFAVAGNLAVLFILLSSHQKLTVSRFLMCNLAFADLCMGLYLLLIAAMDYHSRQEYYNHATDWQTGPGCQVAGFLTVFASELSVYTLTMITLERWHTITHAMEMDRRLKLRHVALMIAGGWVFSLLVALLPILGVSSYTKVSICLPMDIETPAAQGYVVMVLLLNVVAFLVVCTCYIRIYVSVRNPELAGRSGDTKIAKRMAVLIFTNFLCMAPISFFAISAALWMPLITVSHSKILLVLFYPINSLCNPFLYTIFTRAFRQDICQLLSRCGCCQDKACLYQAKGFSPHPSIPKCKTPSKKHHSLQFYAYHIKMQGCFLSKGPT